A region from the Mycolicibacterium litorale genome encodes:
- the disA gene encoding DNA integrity scanning diadenylate cyclase DisA, with amino-acid sequence MAVKTARTGSNVVQLARPTLRETLGRLAPGTPLRDGLERILRGRTGALIVLGYDDSVETICDGGFELDVRYAPTRLRELSKMDGAVVLSSDGTRILRANVQLVPDPSIPTDESGTRHRSAERTAIQTGYPVISVSHSMSIVTVYVAGERHVVPDTPTILSRANQTIATLERYKSRLDEVSRQLSTAEIEDFVTLRDVMTVVQRLEMVRRISLEIDADVVELGTDGRQLKLQLEELVGDNDNARELIVRDYHANPDPPTPAQVSATLEELDSLSDNELLDFTTLARVFGYPSTLEAQDSAMSSRGYRAMAGIPRLQFAHVDLLVRNFGSLQGLLAASADDLQSVEGIGSMWARHIREGLSLLAESTIADRLA; translated from the coding sequence ATGGCCGTGAAGACCGCCAGGACGGGCAGCAATGTCGTCCAGCTGGCCCGTCCGACGCTGCGGGAGACACTCGGCCGGTTGGCACCGGGGACACCGCTGCGCGACGGGCTGGAGCGCATCCTGCGCGGCCGGACCGGCGCGCTGATCGTGCTCGGGTACGACGACAGCGTCGAGACGATCTGCGACGGCGGATTCGAACTCGACGTGCGCTACGCCCCTACCCGACTGCGCGAGCTGTCGAAGATGGACGGTGCGGTGGTGCTGTCCAGTGACGGCACCCGCATCCTGCGCGCCAACGTCCAGCTCGTTCCGGATCCGTCCATCCCGACCGACGAATCCGGCACCCGGCACCGCTCCGCCGAGCGCACCGCGATCCAGACCGGTTATCCGGTGATCTCGGTCAGCCACTCGATGAGCATCGTGACCGTGTACGTGGCCGGTGAGCGGCACGTGGTTCCCGACACCCCGACGATCCTGTCGCGCGCCAACCAGACGATCGCCACGCTCGAGCGCTACAAGTCCCGCCTCGACGAGGTGAGCCGGCAGCTGTCGACCGCGGAGATCGAGGACTTCGTGACGCTGCGGGACGTGATGACCGTGGTGCAGCGGCTGGAGATGGTGCGGCGGATCAGCCTGGAAATCGATGCCGACGTGGTCGAACTCGGCACCGACGGACGCCAGCTCAAGCTGCAGCTCGAAGAACTCGTCGGCGACAACGACAACGCCCGCGAGCTGATCGTGCGCGACTATCACGCCAACCCCGACCCGCCGACCCCCGCACAGGTCAGCGCGACGCTCGAGGAACTGGACTCGCTGTCGGACAACGAGCTACTCGACTTCACCACGCTGGCAAGGGTCTTCGGCTATCCGTCCACGCTCGAGGCGCAGGATTCGGCGATGAGCTCGCGCGGCTACCGGGCCATGGCAGGCATACCGCGGCTGCAGTTCGCCCACGTCGACCTGCTGGTGCGCAACTTCGGTTCGCTGCAGGGTCTGCTCGCCGCCAGCGCCGACGACCTGCAGTCGGTCGAGGGCATCGGTTCGATGTGGGCGCGCCACATCAGGGAAGGTCTGTCCCTGCTGGCCGAGTCGACGATCGCCGACCGGCTGGCCTGA
- the radA gene encoding DNA repair protein RadA, producing the protein MAKARSQYRCSECRHLTAKWVGRCPDCGTWGTVEEVAVVASIAGSPARRAVAPNSPAVPISSIDPGRTRHDATGIGELDRVLGGGLVPGSVTLLAGDPGVGKSTLLLEVAHRWAASGRRALYLTGEESAGQVRLRAERTGCAHDELYLAAESDLPTALGHIDAVGPSLVVVDSVQTMSTSEADGVTGGVTQVRAVTTALTQYAKGAAGPGGIAMVLVGHVTKDGAIAGPRSLEHLVDVVLHFEGDRASTLRMVRGVKNRFGAADEVGCFQLHDSGIEGVADPSGLFRDQRDTPVAGTAVTVTLDGKRPLIGEVQALVGQPTGPHPRRAVSGIDSARAAMIAAVLDKHTRLQVGPCDIYLSTVGGMRLTDPSSDLAVALAMASARQERAMPANSVVIGELGLAGDLRRVTGMDRRLAEAARLGFTTAVVPPGTTTVPPGLRLLPAQNISAALQVLYRIADNGGR; encoded by the coding sequence GTGGCCAAGGCACGTTCTCAATACCGCTGTTCGGAGTGCCGGCACCTCACCGCCAAATGGGTGGGCCGCTGCCCGGATTGCGGCACCTGGGGCACCGTCGAGGAAGTCGCGGTGGTCGCCTCGATCGCGGGTTCGCCCGCCCGGCGCGCGGTCGCACCCAACTCCCCCGCGGTGCCGATCAGCAGTATCGACCCGGGCCGCACGAGACACGACGCGACCGGGATCGGCGAACTCGACCGGGTGCTCGGCGGCGGGCTGGTACCCGGATCCGTGACGCTGCTCGCCGGTGATCCCGGCGTCGGCAAGTCCACCCTGCTGCTCGAGGTCGCCCACCGCTGGGCCGCCTCCGGTCGGCGCGCGCTGTACCTGACCGGGGAGGAGTCCGCGGGCCAAGTCCGGTTACGCGCCGAGCGCACCGGCTGCGCCCATGACGAGCTGTACCTCGCCGCGGAGTCCGATCTACCGACCGCGCTCGGCCACATCGACGCGGTGGGTCCCAGCCTCGTCGTCGTGGACTCGGTGCAGACGATGTCCACCTCGGAGGCCGACGGCGTCACGGGCGGCGTCACCCAGGTCAGGGCGGTCACCACCGCGCTGACCCAGTACGCCAAGGGCGCGGCGGGGCCGGGCGGGATCGCGATGGTGCTCGTCGGTCACGTCACCAAGGACGGGGCGATCGCCGGGCCGCGCTCGCTGGAACATCTCGTCGACGTGGTGCTGCACTTCGAGGGCGACCGCGCCTCGACGCTGCGGATGGTGCGCGGTGTGAAGAACCGGTTCGGCGCCGCCGACGAGGTCGGCTGTTTCCAGTTGCACGACAGCGGGATCGAGGGTGTGGCCGATCCGTCCGGCCTGTTCCGCGACCAGCGCGACACTCCGGTGGCCGGGACCGCGGTCACCGTCACCCTCGACGGGAAACGACCGCTCATCGGTGAGGTGCAGGCGCTGGTGGGCCAGCCCACCGGACCGCATCCCCGCCGTGCCGTCAGCGGCATCGACTCGGCCCGCGCCGCGATGATCGCGGCGGTCCTCGACAAGCACACCAGACTGCAGGTGGGCCCCTGCGACATCTACCTGTCGACGGTCGGCGGGATGAGGCTGACCGATCCGTCGTCGGATCTCGCGGTCGCCCTCGCGATGGCCTCGGCGCGTCAGGAGCGGGCGATGCCGGCCAACTCGGTGGTGATCGGCGAGCTGGGGCTGGCGGGCGATCTGCGCCGCGTGACCGGGATGGACCGCCGCCTGGCGGAAGCCGCGCGGCTCGGGTTCACCACCGCGGTGGTGCCGCCTGGGACGACGACGGTGCCGCCCGGCTTGCGGCTGCTTCCGGCTCAGAACATCTCGGCGGCGTTGCAGGTGCTGTACCGCATCGCGGACAATGGCGGCCGATGA
- a CDS encoding putative bifunctional diguanylate cyclase/phosphodiesterase — MTRSLDQVVTAAAAELMAATATNVTDSCTRVLADLVDHLGVDFSFLRHNDHAIKATKLVAEWPIRDYIPDPDPIGVIYFSEADPVFRQAEYLKTPLILRPQPDNDDYQRRIEEGRGLPSVSMACVPLLSGNITSGILGFIKAGDREWTPEEQNALQAIATLFAQLQARIAAEEQLQYLAEHDDLSGLLNRRALMSHLDHRLADGQPGPVAVLFLDLDRLKTVNDYLGHSAGDQFIKMFAERLKAGTEKPAVIARVGGDEFVVVPDEPMDVASVESFARRLQVWLQRRVVIDGEMLARTVSIGVAVGAPGHDTTSDLLRRADQAALSAKSTGGSKTAVFTTEMASQHAIRNDIELHLEGVIDEASGALVLHYLPEVDMRTGKVLGTEALVRWRHPTRGLLLPESFIGVAESINLAGKLGRLVLRTACADFARWRSRGTATDAILRVNVSPVQLVSDGFAATVAGTLDEFGLDGSAVCLEITESVVVQDIEATRHTLTALKDVGVRIAIDDFGTGYSVLTHLKSLPVDTVKIDKGFVRDLGESPGDLAIVRAILALAGAFELEVVAEGVETVAAAKTLLELGCPRAQGFMLSRPVDAAAMEALFRDGHITIDSLRDTSAGGQ; from the coding sequence ATGACCCGCAGCCTCGATCAGGTCGTGACCGCGGCGGCGGCGGAGCTGATGGCCGCCACCGCGACCAACGTGACCGACAGCTGCACCCGGGTACTCGCCGACCTCGTCGACCACCTCGGCGTCGACTTCAGCTTCCTGCGGCACAACGACCACGCCATCAAGGCCACCAAGCTCGTGGCCGAATGGCCCATCCGCGACTACATCCCGGACCCCGATCCGATCGGCGTGATCTATTTCTCCGAGGCCGACCCCGTCTTCCGGCAGGCGGAGTACCTCAAGACGCCGTTGATCCTGCGGCCGCAGCCGGACAACGACGACTACCAACGCCGCATCGAGGAGGGCCGTGGCCTGCCGTCGGTGTCGATGGCGTGCGTGCCCCTGCTGTCCGGCAACATCACCTCCGGCATCCTCGGCTTCATCAAGGCGGGCGACCGCGAATGGACGCCGGAGGAGCAGAACGCGCTGCAGGCGATCGCAACGTTGTTCGCGCAGTTGCAAGCCCGCATCGCCGCCGAAGAGCAGCTGCAGTACCTCGCCGAGCATGACGACCTGTCCGGCCTGCTCAACCGTCGGGCGCTGATGTCGCATCTCGATCACCGGCTCGCCGACGGCCAGCCGGGTCCGGTGGCGGTGCTCTTCCTCGACCTCGACCGGCTCAAGACCGTCAACGACTACCTGGGCCACAGCGCGGGCGACCAGTTCATCAAGATGTTCGCCGAGCGGTTGAAGGCCGGCACGGAGAAGCCGGCGGTGATCGCGCGGGTCGGCGGCGACGAGTTCGTGGTGGTGCCCGACGAGCCGATGGACGTCGCCAGCGTCGAGAGTTTCGCCCGCCGCCTGCAGGTGTGGCTGCAACGGCGAGTGGTGATCGACGGCGAGATGCTCGCCCGCACAGTCAGTATCGGTGTGGCGGTCGGTGCGCCCGGCCACGACACCACATCGGACCTTTTGCGCCGCGCCGATCAGGCGGCCCTGTCGGCGAAGAGCACCGGGGGCAGCAAGACCGCGGTGTTCACCACGGAGATGGCCTCACAGCACGCCATCCGCAACGACATCGAGCTGCACCTCGAGGGCGTCATCGACGAAGCCAGCGGCGCGCTGGTGCTGCACTATCTGCCCGAGGTCGACATGCGCACCGGAAAGGTGCTCGGCACAGAGGCATTGGTCCGCTGGCGGCACCCGACGCGCGGCTTGCTCCTGCCCGAGTCGTTCATCGGGGTGGCCGAATCCATCAACCTGGCAGGCAAGCTCGGCCGGCTGGTGTTGCGCACGGCGTGTGCGGACTTCGCCCGCTGGCGGTCTCGCGGTACCGCCACCGATGCCATCCTGCGGGTCAACGTCTCGCCCGTGCAGTTGGTCTCGGACGGTTTCGCGGCGACGGTCGCAGGGACACTCGACGAATTCGGGCTGGACGGTTCGGCCGTCTGCCTGGAGATCACCGAATCCGTCGTCGTCCAGGACATCGAGGCGACCCGTCACACGCTGACCGCGCTCAAGGATGTCGGCGTGCGCATCGCGATCGACGACTTCGGCACGGGCTACAGCGTTCTCACCCATCTCAAGTCGCTTCCCGTGGACACCGTGAAGATCGACAAGGGGTTCGTCCGCGACCTCGGCGAGAGCCCCGGCGATCTCGCGATCGTGCGGGCCATCCTGGCGCTCGCGGGCGCGTTCGAACTCGAGGTGGTCGCCGAGGGCGTGGAGACCGTGGCCGCGGCCAAGACGCTGCTCGAACTGGGCTGCCCCCGCGCACAGGGCTTCATGCTGTCGCGTCCGGTCGACGCCGCGGCGATGGAGGCGTTGTTCCGCGACGGGCACATCACCATCGATTCGCTGCGCGACACCTCGGCGGGCGGACAGTGA
- a CDS encoding A/G-specific adenine glycosylase: MIDPAVLLAWYEREQRDLPWRRPGVTPWQILVSEFMLQQTPVARVEPVWLSWIARWPTPSATAAASAADVLRAWGKLGYPRRAKRLHECATVIAAEHGDRVPSDVDVLLTLPGIGVYTARAVACFAYGQRVPVVDTNVRRVVARAVHGRADSPASSRDLADVEALLPEGADAPRFSVALMELGATVCTARTPRCGLCPLTACTWRSLGYPAATTPARRVQRYAGTDRQVRGRLLDVLRGSESPVTRAQLDTAWLTDPAQRDRALDSLLVDGLVEQTDDGRFALAGEAR; this comes from the coding sequence ATGATCGATCCGGCCGTCCTGTTGGCGTGGTACGAACGCGAACAGCGTGATCTTCCGTGGCGCCGACCCGGCGTGACACCGTGGCAGATCCTGGTCAGCGAGTTCATGCTGCAGCAGACCCCGGTGGCCCGCGTCGAGCCGGTCTGGCTCAGCTGGATCGCGCGCTGGCCGACCCCGTCGGCGACGGCGGCGGCCAGTGCCGCCGACGTGCTGCGCGCGTGGGGCAAACTCGGATACCCGCGTCGCGCCAAGCGGTTGCACGAGTGCGCGACGGTGATCGCGGCCGAGCACGGCGATCGGGTGCCCTCCGACGTCGACGTGCTGCTCACCCTGCCCGGGATCGGGGTGTACACCGCACGAGCGGTCGCCTGTTTCGCCTACGGACAGCGGGTTCCGGTGGTGGACACGAACGTCCGCAGGGTCGTGGCCCGCGCGGTGCACGGCCGCGCCGACAGCCCCGCCAGCAGTCGCGACCTCGCCGACGTCGAGGCGCTGCTGCCGGAAGGCGCTGACGCGCCGCGGTTCTCGGTTGCGCTGATGGAACTGGGGGCGACGGTGTGCACGGCCCGCACGCCGCGCTGCGGCCTGTGCCCGCTCACCGCGTGTACGTGGCGCTCGCTCGGATATCCGGCGGCGACGACCCCGGCCCGGCGGGTGCAGCGGTATGCCGGCACCGACCGTCAGGTTCGCGGCAGGCTGCTCGATGTGCTGCGCGGAAGTGAGTCCCCCGTCACACGTGCCCAACTCGACACCGCTTGGCTGACCGACCCCGCGCAACGGGACCGGGCACTCGATTCGCTGCTGGTAGACGGTCTGGTCGAGCAGACCGACGACGGCCGCTTCGCACTCGCCGGTGAAGCGCGGTGA
- a CDS encoding carbonic anhydrase → MPNTSPVTAWKALKEGNERFVAGTPEHPSQSIEYRASLAEGQHPTAVVFGCADSRVAAEIIFDQGLGDMFVVRTAGHVIDSAVLGSIEFAVAVLDVPLIVVLGHDSCGAVKATLSALDDGVVPSGWVRDVVERVTPSILRGRREGLSRVDEFEARHVNETAVQLQERSGTIAERIAAGTLAIAGVTYHLADGQIQLRDHLGDIGEA, encoded by the coding sequence ATGCCGAATACCAGCCCGGTGACCGCGTGGAAGGCACTCAAGGAGGGTAACGAGCGCTTCGTCGCGGGTACGCCCGAACATCCCAGTCAGAGCATCGAGTACCGCGCGAGCCTCGCCGAGGGTCAGCACCCGACCGCGGTGGTGTTCGGCTGCGCCGACAGCCGGGTCGCCGCCGAGATCATCTTCGACCAGGGGCTCGGCGACATGTTCGTGGTCCGTACGGCCGGCCACGTCATCGACTCCGCGGTGCTCGGTTCGATCGAGTTCGCCGTCGCGGTGCTCGACGTGCCGCTGATCGTGGTGCTCGGCCACGACAGCTGCGGTGCCGTCAAGGCGACGCTGTCCGCGCTCGACGACGGCGTGGTGCCGTCCGGATGGGTGCGCGACGTGGTGGAGCGGGTCACCCCGTCGATCCTTCGGGGCCGACGCGAAGGCCTCAGCCGCGTCGACGAATTCGAGGCTCGCCACGTCAACGAGACCGCGGTGCAGCTGCAGGAGCGTTCCGGCACGATCGCCGAGCGGATCGCCGCGGGCACCCTCGCCATCGCCGGGGTGACCTACCACCTCGCCGACGGTCAGATCCAGCTGCGCGACCACCTGGGCGACATCGGCGAGGCCTGA